A window of Acidimicrobiia bacterium genomic DNA:
TGGAGGGACGGCTCTCTGCCCTGGAGGCGCAGATGGCGAAGCCACCGGCGCCGGGCGTGGTTGCCTACGCCGACGGCGTGCCGGTGGGCTGGTGCGCATTTGCGCCTCGCACCGAGTACGAGCGGCTGATGCGATCGCGCACCATCCCCTTCGTCGACGACGTCCCGGTGTGGTCGGTGGTCTGCTTCGTGGTCAAGACGGGCCATCGTCGCCAGGGCATCAGCAAGGCCCTGCTGGAGGGGGCCGTCGAGTACGCCCGGTCTCAGGGTGCCCCGGCGCTGGAGGCGTACCCGATAGATCCGGCAGGCGAACGGGTGAGTACGGCCTTCCTGTTCGTCGGGACGGTGAGCACCTTCGAGGAATCCGGCTTCCGCAAGGTGGTCGAAACCGACGCCCGAAGCGCCCGTCTCCCCCGCTGGCTGATGCGTCTGGACCTCACCGGGTAGACCCACACGCCACCACTACAATCCGGCGCCCCTGGGGCGCTTAGCTCAGCGGGAGAGCGCTGCCTTCACACGGCAGAGGTCACTGGTTCAATCCCAGTAGCGCCCACCACGCACAGATCACCGCGGTTCCCACTCCCCCGTAGTCTCACTTCCATGCCCCGACCGTCACCGTCGACGACGCGTCACACCCGGACGGGGTGATCTGGGACCTCGACCCTCCTCGAGTCGACCTCGCCCGCGATGCCGCGCGGGCACTGCGCGCGGTGCTTGACGACGTCGGTGTGTCCGTCGGCCTCATGACCTCGGGATCGAACGGGTATCACCTAGTGGAGGTCGAAGACCTGGAAACCCTGGATCCCGTCTCCTAGGGCCGATGTGCCCCAACAACGCTGAGAAAGGGCCAACGGCCCTACCGCACACCAGACCGACTGGCGGAGGCTGCGAGGGTCAATGGAGGTGTTTCGATGGACGAACGAAGCGTCATCCTCATCGACCTCCCCGAAGGGCGGTCTGTCGACACGGACTTCTTGGAGAACTTGGGCCACACGGTCGTCGTGTGCCACGGCCCGCCGCTCCGCACCCTGTGTCCGATCCTCGCCGGAGAGGAGTGTCCGAAGGTCGGTTCAGCCCATGGTGTCATCTTCGAACTCGATCTGGAACGGCCTCAGCACCGGGCGATCCTGGCTGCATACCAGGACATGCTCCCGGATGACATCCCCCTCCGGGTTTCGACGACGCCAGAACTGGCTCGCCGTCACGCCGCGTT
This region includes:
- a CDS encoding GNAT family N-acetyltransferase; translated protein: MPEITVVPATADRYEDVCSILPTSGGWGCTCQYYRLSAGDFSRSTMEGRLSALEAQMAKPPAPGVVAYADGVPVGWCAFAPRTEYERLMRSRTIPFVDDVPVWSVVCFVVKTGHRRQGISKALLEGAVEYARSQGAPALEAYPIDPAGERVSTAFLFVGTVSTFEESGFRKVVETDARSARLPRWLMRLDLTG